From one Pseudothermotoga sp. genomic stretch:
- a CDS encoding exonuclease SbcCD subunit D translates to MKILHTSDWHIGLQSWTGSKPIDRLEELRASLFYLVKVAEEERVDLVLIVGDVLHSRVSPRIDALDLLSEVISRFSSIAPTFLLFGNHDWQGLSCWKNFQLKNVHIVERPKKIELNEAVLFFLPYTDYQKLLGSAKDPIAAMREFLDSYVIEFRNQIEPSKTNILVAHAMVEGCFESERENAIQYELKRNSFPSGFDYVALGHVHNQLLLLQSPVAWYCGSPIALDFGEEKDVKGALLVEISNRTQVRSIRTPHMPLKTFEYNDYSLSNLNELESQLNDFSGYARVIFKCLPSNEVRRHLLEKYPNVVKVEFEAVWQDQKIEVPEQKKSLIEMYRDYIKQKYPEHERQMIEIVQELLKEVEQTETSQD, encoded by the coding sequence ATGAAAATTCTTCACACTTCAGATTGGCATATAGGCCTGCAGTCTTGGACAGGTTCTAAGCCCATCGATAGGCTCGAGGAGCTCAGAGCATCTCTCTTTTATCTCGTCAAGGTCGCCGAGGAGGAAAGAGTGGATCTGGTGCTCATCGTTGGAGATGTTCTTCACAGTAGAGTTAGTCCGAGGATCGATGCTCTGGATCTTCTGAGCGAAGTGATATCGAGATTTTCATCGATTGCTCCGACTTTTCTTTTGTTCGGCAATCACGATTGGCAAGGTTTGAGTTGTTGGAAAAATTTCCAGCTCAAGAACGTTCACATCGTGGAAAGACCAAAAAAGATAGAATTGAACGAAGCGGTGTTGTTTTTTCTACCTTACACTGATTATCAGAAGCTCCTCGGTTCTGCCAAGGACCCCATCGCAGCGATGAGAGAATTTCTCGATTCTTACGTTATTGAATTCAGAAATCAAATTGAGCCAAGCAAAACGAATATACTCGTTGCACATGCGATGGTTGAGGGATGTTTTGAATCAGAAAGGGAGAATGCAATTCAGTATGAGTTAAAACGGAACAGTTTTCCTTCAGGATTCGATTATGTGGCTCTGGGCCATGTGCATAACCAGTTACTACTTTTGCAGAGTCCAGTTGCTTGGTACTGCGGTTCGCCTATAGCTCTAGATTTCGGGGAAGAAAAAGACGTCAAGGGAGCTCTCCTTGTGGAAATATCAAACAGAACTCAGGTCAGGTCCATAAGAACACCTCACATGCCTTTGAAAACCTTCGAGTATAACGACTACAGTCTCTCCAATCTGAACGAGCTAGAATCTCAACTCAACGATTTCTCCGGTTATGCCAGGGTCATATTCAAATGCCTTCCATCCAACGAAGTGAGAAGGCATTTGCTCGAAAAATATCCCAACGTTGTCAAGGTAGAATTCGAAGCTGTGTGGCAAGATCAAAAGATAGAAGTCCCAGAGCAGAAGAAGAGTTTGATTGAGATGTACAGGGATTACATCAAACAGAAGTATCCAGAGCACGAACGTCAAATGATCGAGATCGTTCAAGAACTGCTGAAGGAGGTTGAGCAAACTGAGACCTCTCAGGATTGA
- a CDS encoding dipeptide epimerase — MAKVKDIRLILKRYGYRKPFRITGSVSFEASNVEVEILLENGIVGCGEASPSFRVNGEKVEMLLTMENFLKENFLGLNVRNYAAIFQIADKLLATPSLKAAVQYATLDALCQELGISVAGFLGGSKSEIETDKTVGIDTIEKRVKDAEEIFKEGFRTIKVKVGENLKEDIEAVQQIARVTKGAVYIIDANMGYTPKQAVEFATQLYKSGVDIAVYEQPVAWYDIDGLRYVRFNSPFPVAADESAKTKYDVMRLIKQEAVDYVNIKLMKSGISDALAIVELARSAGLKLMIGCMAESSLGINQSVQFALGTGAFEFHDLDSHMLLIEPSFRGKFVQEGPKMRLE, encoded by the coding sequence ATGGCTAAGGTGAAAGATATACGTTTAATACTGAAGCGTTACGGTTACCGCAAACCTTTTCGTATAACAGGTAGTGTTTCTTTCGAAGCGAGCAATGTGGAGGTTGAAATATTACTTGAAAATGGAATCGTTGGGTGTGGGGAAGCTTCACCTTCTTTTAGAGTCAACGGTGAAAAGGTAGAAATGCTTCTAACGATGGAGAACTTTTTGAAAGAGAATTTTCTAGGATTGAACGTTCGCAACTATGCGGCCATTTTCCAAATCGCAGATAAACTCTTGGCCACGCCGAGTTTAAAAGCTGCTGTTCAATATGCAACTTTGGATGCTCTTTGTCAAGAACTGGGCATCAGTGTGGCAGGATTTCTTGGTGGCAGTAAATCGGAGATTGAAACAGACAAAACAGTAGGGATAGACACGATTGAAAAGAGGGTGAAAGATGCTGAGGAAATCTTCAAGGAGGGTTTTCGAACCATCAAAGTGAAAGTTGGAGAGAACCTGAAGGAAGACATCGAAGCCGTTCAGCAAATCGCGCGAGTGACGAAGGGAGCTGTATACATAATCGATGCGAACATGGGTTATACACCAAAGCAAGCCGTTGAGTTCGCAACACAGCTTTACAAATCTGGTGTGGATATAGCTGTATATGAACAACCTGTAGCGTGGTATGACATCGATGGATTGAGGTATGTGCGGTTCAACTCACCATTTCCTGTTGCCGCGGATGAATCAGCCAAGACGAAATACGATGTGATGAGACTCATAAAGCAAGAAGCCGTAGATTACGTCAACATAAAACTGATGAAGAGTGGTATAAGTGATGCGCTGGCCATAGTGGAACTTGCGAGATCTGCTGGTTTAAAATTGATGATCGGTTGCATGGCAGAGTCGAGTCTCGGAATAAACCAAAGCGTTCAGTTTGCCCTTGGAACTGGTGCGTTTGAATTTCATGACTTGGACAGCCACATGTTATTGATAGAACCCTCATTCAGGGGAAAGTTTGTCCAAGAAGGTCCAAAAATGAGATTGGAGTGA
- the panB gene encoding 3-methyl-2-oxobutanoate hydroxymethyltransferase, with amino-acid sequence MNVQKFISMKGKQPIVLITAYDAPFARIANEAGVDAILVGDSLANNVLGYTDTLPATMEDMIRHTQAVRRGAPNAFIIADMPFLSYQCSEDEAVRNAGRFLKEAGANAVKLEGGSVFAPLIKRLVDSGIPVMGHLGLTPQSVNVFGGYRVQGKDEKSAEKLLKDAKALEQAGVFSIVLEMVVEEVAQKITESVNVPTIGIGSGRFCDGQVLVLHDLLGLNPTFLPKFAKRYTNLYEISVKAIAQYVDDVRRKIFPSEEHVFKSGGN; translated from the coding sequence ATGAACGTTCAAAAGTTCATTTCCATGAAAGGAAAGCAACCTATAGTTCTTATCACCGCCTACGATGCGCCCTTTGCCCGTATCGCGAATGAAGCGGGTGTGGATGCGATATTGGTCGGTGACTCATTGGCGAACAATGTGTTGGGTTACACCGACACACTTCCTGCGACCATGGAAGATATGATCAGGCACACTCAAGCAGTGAGAAGGGGAGCCCCAAATGCTTTTATAATCGCCGATATGCCATTTCTTTCATACCAGTGCTCAGAGGATGAAGCTGTGAGAAACGCAGGAAGATTTCTCAAAGAGGCTGGTGCAAACGCCGTTAAGCTCGAAGGTGGTTCTGTTTTTGCACCCTTGATAAAACGACTCGTTGACAGCGGGATTCCTGTGATGGGGCATCTCGGCCTTACACCTCAATCCGTCAACGTCTTCGGTGGTTACAGGGTTCAAGGTAAAGACGAAAAGTCTGCCGAGAAATTACTCAAAGATGCCAAAGCGCTCGAACAAGCAGGTGTCTTCTCTATAGTTTTAGAGATGGTTGTTGAAGAAGTTGCGCAAAAGATCACGGAATCCGTTAATGTTCCAACGATCGGTATAGGTTCAGGAAGATTCTGTGATGGACAAGTACTCGTTTTACACGATCTGCTGGGATTGAACCCAACGTTTCTGCCAAAGTTCGCCAAGAGGTATACAAACCTGTATGAAATATCTGTCAAGGCTATAGCCCAGTACGTAGATGACGTGCGAAGAAAGATTTTTCCGTCCGAAGAGCATGTTTTCAAATCTGGAGGAAACTGA
- a CDS encoding amidase: protein MKIRELLKLYIQDKVRPRQIIEECFKKIEIHKDLGAFISIDLDGAIKTAEQLEKSYKKDLPPLFGVPVAVKDLIDVEGLKTTAGSLFFKDNVAKQDAFVIKALKNAGAIIMGKTNLHEIALGVTNNNPHFGPCRNPHDPSKISGGSSGGSAVAVASGMTLVALGTDTGGSIRIPAALCGVVGLKPTYGRVSVRGVMPLAWHLDHVGPITKCVEDAWIVLKIISKYDEADPFSQKALLREPNFDEFPKGMRVLKVAGEFISKADERILKIVDEACHVLEKLGAIVKEESLNWLKDAAAANGLITQTEAAAFHKERLREHPELFGDDVKQRLMEGASTSGCDYAQARRTQTIVKYMFKDLFKHFDLLVLPTVPIVAPPIEGEGAVELARRLTRFTAEFNISGLPAISVPFGRVENLPVGVQFVTKWWREDLLVQVAHAFERTIGS, encoded by the coding sequence GTGAAAATCAGAGAACTACTGAAACTGTACATCCAAGATAAAGTTCGACCTCGGCAAATCATCGAGGAGTGCTTTAAGAAAATAGAAATTCACAAAGATCTTGGTGCTTTCATTTCGATCGATCTCGATGGAGCAATCAAAACTGCGGAACAGTTGGAAAAATCTTACAAGAAAGATCTTCCCCCGCTTTTTGGTGTGCCGGTTGCTGTGAAAGACCTTATAGATGTTGAAGGTTTGAAAACAACGGCTGGGAGTTTGTTCTTCAAAGATAATGTTGCTAAACAGGATGCCTTTGTCATCAAGGCGCTCAAGAACGCTGGGGCTATAATCATGGGTAAGACAAATCTTCACGAGATCGCACTCGGTGTGACGAACAACAATCCTCACTTTGGTCCTTGCAGAAATCCACACGATCCGAGCAAGATTTCGGGAGGCTCCTCTGGGGGTTCTGCCGTGGCCGTCGCTAGTGGAATGACTTTGGTTGCCCTTGGCACAGACACTGGAGGTTCGATAAGAATTCCGGCTGCGCTGTGCGGTGTGGTTGGATTGAAACCTACCTATGGAAGAGTCAGCGTCAGAGGCGTTATGCCACTGGCATGGCATCTGGATCATGTTGGTCCAATCACAAAGTGCGTTGAGGACGCCTGGATTGTTTTAAAAATCATATCTAAGTACGATGAAGCTGATCCATTTTCACAAAAAGCCCTCCTGAGAGAGCCAAATTTCGATGAATTTCCAAAAGGAATGAGAGTTTTGAAAGTCGCAGGTGAATTCATATCCAAAGCAGACGAAAGAATTCTGAAAATAGTAGATGAAGCTTGTCATGTCCTTGAAAAACTCGGGGCAATCGTTAAAGAAGAATCTCTCAACTGGTTGAAAGACGCCGCAGCAGCGAACGGTTTGATTACTCAGACAGAGGCTGCAGCCTTCCACAAAGAAAGGTTGAGAGAACATCCAGAACTGTTTGGCGATGATGTCAAGCAAAGGTTGATGGAAGGAGCCTCAACAAGCGGTTGCGATTACGCACAAGCTAGGAGAACTCAGACGATTGTGAAGTACATGTTCAAAGATCTTTTCAAACATTTCGACCTTCTTGTTCTTCCAACGGTACCGATCGTGGCTCCACCCATCGAGGGAGAAGGTGCTGTTGAACTCGCGCGACGCCTCACCAGATTCACGGCTGAGTTCAACATCTCTGGATTACCTGCGATCAGTGTACCTTTCGGACGTGTGGAGAATTTACCCGTAGGTGTGCAATTCGTTACTAAGTGGTGGAGAGAAGATTTGCTCGTTCAAGTTGCACATGCTTTTGAGAGAACTATTGGAAGCTGA
- a CDS encoding 2Fe-2S iron-sulfur cluster-binding protein, protein MKVYVDGREVHIDERAKNLLEALREVGIEIPNLCYLSETSTYGACRMCLIEVDGQLVTSCTTKPRDGMRIRTNSSQIQQLRRGILELILASHNRDCTVCDRSGSCKLQKYAEEFGIRKIRFDDLSKPTVVDTSSPIVRDTSRCILCGDCVRMCEEVQDVGAIDFAGRGFESRVVPAFDANLAETECVYCGQCASVCPTGALSVRNDLERLHEVLSSGKTIIGMIAPAVRVALAEEFGIEKDPFIAERLVSFLKLMGFSKVFDVAFGADLVAFEEAHELLDRISRNENLPLFTSCCPAWVKYVEQFYPTLTSNLSTVKSPQQALGTIIKEVYTKKLGMKPEEVFLISFMPCTAKKFEAEREEHSGVVDLVLTTRELSKFIKSSRIDLRKLEPQPFDRPYGLSSQGGLDFGKNGGVLKSAFAVLNDQVGLSEQKITEVDKGVKLIEAKTKDGRTVRGLAVFGLSRARKIITEILEAKLGVDIVEVMACNFGCVGGGGQPYPNDTSVRQTRARLLKELVSVKSLISPSENYYMRRLYEEVVNLHELIHTSYRPRKRVVHEDIEVLPSSNGEKITVKVCLGTSCYMKGSYKLLSQLIELAKRREFTSLEIVGTFCVENCGKSPNVLVNDKLVSEATIEKVEKELEKFLGTRRIHNASEANI, encoded by the coding sequence ATGAAAGTGTACGTTGATGGAAGAGAAGTTCATATAGATGAGCGTGCGAAAAATTTACTAGAAGCACTCCGAGAGGTGGGGATCGAAATACCAAACCTTTGCTATCTATCGGAAACTTCCACATATGGTGCTTGCAGAATGTGTTTGATCGAAGTGGACGGTCAATTGGTTACTTCTTGTACAACGAAACCGAGAGACGGAATGCGAATAAGAACTAATTCATCGCAGATTCAACAACTGAGGAGAGGTATACTCGAACTCATCTTGGCGAGCCATAACAGAGACTGTACAGTGTGTGACAGAAGTGGCAGCTGTAAGTTGCAGAAGTATGCTGAAGAATTCGGTATAAGGAAGATCCGCTTCGATGATCTTTCCAAGCCTACGGTTGTAGACACGTCGAGCCCCATTGTTAGGGATACGAGTAGATGCATACTATGTGGTGATTGCGTTAGGATGTGTGAGGAAGTTCAAGATGTTGGTGCCATAGATTTTGCAGGCCGTGGTTTTGAGTCCCGTGTTGTACCTGCCTTTGATGCGAACTTGGCTGAAACGGAATGTGTTTACTGCGGTCAATGCGCTTCTGTTTGTCCAACTGGTGCTCTGAGTGTCAGGAACGATCTAGAAAGACTCCACGAAGTACTCTCATCTGGAAAAACGATCATAGGCATGATCGCACCGGCTGTCAGAGTTGCACTCGCAGAAGAGTTCGGTATCGAAAAAGATCCATTCATTGCCGAACGACTCGTCAGTTTCCTGAAATTGATGGGCTTTTCCAAAGTGTTCGATGTGGCTTTTGGAGCGGACCTAGTGGCTTTTGAAGAAGCTCACGAACTTTTGGACCGCATTTCTAGGAATGAAAATCTACCACTCTTCACATCGTGCTGTCCCGCTTGGGTCAAGTATGTGGAGCAATTCTATCCAACGCTCACATCAAATCTATCCACCGTAAAATCACCGCAGCAAGCGCTGGGGACTATCATAAAGGAAGTTTATACAAAGAAACTCGGGATGAAACCAGAAGAAGTATTCTTGATCTCCTTCATGCCTTGCACTGCGAAAAAATTCGAGGCAGAGAGAGAAGAACACTCAGGTGTTGTGGACCTGGTACTCACAACGAGAGAACTTTCTAAGTTTATAAAGTCAAGTAGGATCGATTTGAGGAAACTTGAGCCACAACCATTTGATCGACCTTACGGTTTGTCTTCACAAGGCGGTCTGGATTTCGGTAAAAACGGAGGTGTCCTCAAAAGTGCTTTCGCGGTCCTAAACGATCAGGTGGGGCTCAGTGAGCAGAAGATCACTGAAGTCGATAAGGGTGTAAAACTCATCGAAGCGAAAACGAAGGATGGAAGAACCGTTAGAGGATTGGCGGTGTTTGGTCTTTCTAGAGCGAGAAAGATCATCACAGAAATTCTTGAAGCAAAACTTGGTGTGGATATCGTTGAAGTCATGGCATGTAATTTTGGTTGCGTCGGAGGAGGAGGGCAACCCTATCCAAACGACACATCGGTGAGACAAACCAGAGCAAGATTGTTGAAGGAACTCGTCTCGGTGAAAAGCCTGATTTCACCATCCGAGAATTATTACATGCGAAGGCTCTATGAAGAGGTTGTAAACTTACACGAACTCATTCACACTTCTTATAGACCAAGAAAGCGAGTTGTGCATGAGGATATCGAAGTCTTACCATCTTCGAATGGCGAGAAAATAACCGTGAAGGTGTGTCTCGGCACATCTTGTTACATGAAAGGTTCCTACAAATTGCTTTCACAGTTGATAGAACTTGCAAAACGTAGAGAATTCACTTCACTCGAGATAGTTGGCACTTTCTGCGTAGAGAACTGTGGTAAATCACCCAATGTACTTGTGAATGATAAACTCGTAAGTGAAGCAACAATCGAGAAGGTGGAGAAAGAACTTGAAAAATTCCTCGGAACGCGAAGAATTCATAATGCTTCCGAAGCCAACATTTGA
- a CDS encoding DUF2520 domain-containing protein yields the protein MRLNVLGTSKVALAICERLVEKDHTVRFVVSRSKEKAKAFVEHLGVGEAITYQELESLSGVIFFAVPDSVIERVYEQVKDRCAPNSCLIHFSGFHSSKIFANADDLGFSRASMHPNLSFADAKVAYLNLPNCIFGVEGDNSGLKIAIELVKDISGKYIVLSESGKIAYHLAAVICSNFVVGLTALAEKIYSSSGVGDFRGLMSSLISSVAQNISAKSVVESLTGPVARGDWQVVEKEREIFEKIFPHFVSLYDNMVEILKKLKEGKL from the coding sequence GTGAGGTTGAACGTTCTTGGTACCAGCAAGGTTGCACTCGCTATATGTGAGCGGCTGGTTGAAAAGGATCATACAGTTCGCTTCGTTGTTTCTCGTTCAAAAGAAAAAGCTAAAGCTTTTGTTGAACATCTCGGTGTGGGTGAGGCTATAACCTACCAGGAACTCGAGTCTCTATCCGGTGTCATCTTCTTTGCTGTACCAGATTCAGTGATCGAGCGTGTTTATGAACAAGTCAAGGACAGATGCGCCCCAAATAGCTGCTTGATTCACTTCAGTGGTTTTCATTCTTCGAAAATATTTGCCAACGCTGATGATTTGGGTTTTTCAAGGGCCTCGATGCACCCAAATCTATCTTTCGCAGATGCAAAAGTTGCGTATTTGAACCTTCCAAATTGTATCTTTGGCGTTGAGGGAGACAACTCAGGGCTGAAAATAGCGATAGAATTGGTTAAGGATATATCAGGAAAATACATAGTCCTATCTGAGAGTGGAAAGATTGCTTATCACCTCGCAGCCGTGATTTGTTCGAATTTCGTAGTGGGACTCACAGCGCTTGCAGAAAAGATATATTCCAGCAGTGGCGTTGGGGATTTTCGTGGTTTGATGAGCAGCTTGATTTCCAGCGTTGCGCAAAACATCTCGGCGAAAAGCGTGGTTGAATCGCTCACTGGTCCAGTGGCACGCGGCGATTGGCAAGTGGTTGAGAAGGAAAGAGAGATATTTGAAAAAATTTTTCCACACTTTGTATCACTCTATGACAACATGGTAGAAATCCTCAAGAAACTCAAGGAGGGAAAACTGTGA
- a CDS encoding redox-sensing transcriptional repressor Rex: protein MLPKPTFERLKLYHRLLLDVDEEYISSESIARILKVQPEQVRKDLSYLKTVGKPKVGYRVDELKKELDELFGVRKETNVIIVGAGRLGTALANYPGFERYGIEIVGIFDNDPQKIGQFVSELVVLPLKDLKRVVKRFNVEIGVICVPKESAQEVANLLVACGIRGIWNFAPVNLEVPSDVLVVNEDITQSLLTLKHLLNIKHGKV, encoded by the coding sequence ATGCTTCCGAAGCCAACATTTGAAAGACTCAAGCTCTATCATAGATTGCTCCTCGACGTGGATGAGGAATATATTTCTTCTGAGAGTATAGCCAGAATACTCAAAGTTCAACCTGAACAAGTCAGGAAAGATTTGAGCTACCTCAAAACCGTTGGGAAACCAAAGGTTGGTTACAGAGTCGATGAACTCAAAAAAGAATTGGATGAGCTTTTCGGTGTTAGGAAAGAAACCAATGTGATCATTGTTGGGGCGGGCCGTCTTGGCACCGCCCTTGCTAATTATCCGGGCTTTGAAAGGTACGGTATCGAAATCGTTGGGATTTTCGATAACGATCCACAAAAAATTGGGCAGTTTGTGTCTGAGCTCGTCGTGCTTCCTTTGAAAGACTTGAAACGCGTTGTGAAAAGATTCAACGTTGAAATCGGTGTGATCTGTGTGCCAAAAGAATCTGCTCAGGAGGTTGCAAACTTGCTGGTTGCCTGTGGTATCAGAGGGATTTGGAACTTCGCTCCGGTCAATCTTGAAGTACCAAGTGATGTGCTCGTTGTGAATGAGGACATCACGCAAAGTCTTTTGACTCTGAAACATTTACTAAACATAAAGCACGGCAAAGTTTGA
- a CDS encoding HEAT repeat domain-containing protein: MDLSDVEKLIERIMTEKGVEAIPNLIQLLADEDENVRETVLQIIYRFGDAARPILLQKYREHIKMCQQNDVILLYLIDILSDLRETSIKKDLYNLLNKYDDESAQLVIYEAICKLGEGEKILDILAYYLLEDEYREELATQVVMALSYVPTQRTIDVLMKAYRDERFSEDIKKDIVQAISMLTMKDSKLWDYFQKSADSEILAEVKRFTT, from the coding sequence ATGGATTTAAGTGACGTCGAGAAACTGATCGAAAGAATCATGACTGAAAAAGGTGTAGAAGCCATACCGAATCTAATACAACTTCTCGCGGATGAAGACGAAAATGTTCGGGAGACCGTCCTTCAGATCATATATAGATTCGGTGATGCTGCACGCCCGATCTTGCTTCAAAAGTACAGAGAGCACATAAAAATGTGTCAACAGAATGATGTGATTTTACTGTATTTGATTGATATTCTCTCTGATTTGAGGGAGACAAGTATAAAGAAAGACCTCTACAATTTACTCAACAAATACGATGACGAATCTGCTCAGCTTGTTATATACGAAGCGATCTGTAAACTCGGTGAGGGGGAGAAGATATTAGATATTTTAGCTTACTACTTACTCGAAGACGAGTACAGAGAAGAACTCGCAACGCAGGTCGTGATGGCTCTATCATACGTTCCAACGCAACGAACAATAGATGTTTTGATGAAAGCTTACAGAGATGAACGGTTCAGTGAAGACATAAAAAAAGACATAGTGCAAGCAATCTCCATGCTGACCATGAAAGATTCAAAGTTGTGGGATTATTTCCAAAAGTCCGCAGATAGCGAAATCTTGGCAGAAGTAAAGAGGTTCACAACTTAG
- a CDS encoding SMC family ATPase, which yields MSKLRPLRIEIENFLGIESCELDFKDGVFLIVGQNGAGKSSLLEAIVFSLYGVGVRYGKKSPFDYVRSGADHCQVKFSFLRGGKKYEVIRRVKAKDKSSEALLLINDRIVASQRTSVDEKLKEVMETSYESFISTFFLPQGMVANLLTATRSKINEVIFDVLFERKKLAKLIEKVNEVYKSSQYERDNWLRRINESKDELKKIEELLRQNPPEILQTEIEELERHITQTEEKLREVERELQIHQQVESLEKLLQSKVLEKSKLLVELEEEKKISTAKSLEISYREYLHACETLKRVENDFQRLQTNRFKTHSEIQKLVEEIRKTQLELTRNDRELQAVQGEIEKLSKIDELSEPFVQKLSSLKERRVVIEQQLSKKRSEFEQVGEKLSRRKFEKAELETRLEDLTKQFDRIKLSAVLWMADQIAEQLQDGEVCPVCGNIYRKRSISGTIYDLENYKHMREQIEKIKEDGVKLAAEMETLTTIVEKLNQEIHSLNEELTQIKFQESDLHKKLDEMGYSAQLKKKLRELNTDLQKLLERRSKLMAELSEKESTKHQLSLRLQELDEELKNLSKEVEESLLRKQIIEKDFFLKLDKIGMDLETFKIYVAKEVPQVSVQERLSKIDAEIEQIQSQTEQLKKLVKSGREDCLKYLSALQKELLNFRKLRDDKLARKTLVQHYSERRKEIIQQLREMEEHFEELHNRSTVLALVKDTLAAREFQSYMADIVLNRVVERTNRLLDFLTDGRFSLLVEESGFIVNDAGVKRDASGLSGGEKTLVSIALAMSIAEEATGEMEAFFIDEGFSSLDSDNKSKIADALKKFERLNKVVGFVTHEPEFADYFERKLLVEKGGRLRWI from the coding sequence TTGAGCAAACTGAGACCTCTCAGGATTGAAATAGAAAATTTCCTTGGAATAGAAAGCTGTGAACTGGATTTCAAGGACGGAGTGTTCCTCATCGTTGGTCAGAACGGTGCTGGTAAATCTTCTTTACTTGAAGCCATTGTTTTTTCGTTGTATGGCGTAGGTGTTCGTTATGGTAAGAAAAGCCCTTTCGACTATGTCAGATCTGGTGCCGATCATTGCCAAGTGAAGTTTTCCTTTCTAAGGGGAGGAAAAAAGTATGAAGTGATCAGAAGAGTGAAAGCGAAGGATAAATCGAGTGAAGCGTTATTGCTCATAAACGATCGTATCGTCGCTTCTCAACGTACTTCAGTTGATGAAAAACTTAAAGAAGTTATGGAGACGAGTTATGAGAGTTTCATAAGTACATTCTTTCTGCCCCAAGGCATGGTAGCAAATTTACTCACAGCTACACGCTCGAAGATAAACGAAGTCATCTTTGATGTACTTTTTGAAAGAAAAAAGCTTGCAAAGCTCATCGAAAAGGTAAATGAAGTTTACAAAAGCAGTCAGTACGAAAGGGATAATTGGCTGCGTAGAATCAACGAATCAAAAGATGAGCTCAAAAAGATTGAGGAACTACTCAGACAGAACCCGCCAGAAATTTTGCAAACTGAGATCGAAGAGCTGGAAAGGCACATAACTCAAACTGAAGAAAAGCTAAGAGAGGTTGAGCGCGAACTTCAAATTCATCAGCAAGTGGAATCACTTGAAAAATTATTACAATCTAAAGTTCTCGAGAAAAGCAAACTGCTCGTAGAGCTTGAGGAAGAAAAGAAGATATCCACCGCGAAGTCTCTCGAAATTTCGTATCGTGAATACCTTCATGCGTGCGAAACATTGAAAAGAGTGGAAAATGATTTTCAAAGATTGCAGACGAATCGTTTCAAAACTCATTCAGAAATACAAAAACTCGTCGAGGAGATACGTAAAACTCAACTCGAGCTGACTCGGAACGATAGAGAACTTCAAGCCGTTCAAGGCGAAATCGAGAAACTTTCGAAGATAGATGAACTGAGTGAGCCATTCGTTCAAAAGTTATCCAGTTTGAAAGAACGCAGAGTCGTGATCGAACAACAACTTTCAAAGAAACGTTCAGAATTTGAACAAGTTGGTGAAAAGCTGAGTCGGAGAAAGTTTGAAAAAGCCGAACTCGAAACTAGGCTTGAAGATCTCACAAAGCAGTTCGATCGAATTAAGTTATCCGCTGTTTTATGGATGGCGGATCAAATTGCAGAACAGCTTCAAGATGGCGAGGTATGTCCCGTTTGTGGGAATATTTACAGAAAGAGAAGTATATCTGGAACCATTTATGATCTGGAAAATTACAAACACATGCGTGAACAGATAGAGAAAATCAAGGAAGATGGAGTCAAACTTGCAGCCGAGATGGAAACTTTGACGACGATCGTGGAAAAACTGAATCAAGAGATACATTCTCTGAACGAAGAACTCACGCAGATCAAATTTCAAGAAAGCGATCTTCATAAAAAACTTGACGAGATGGGTTACTCTGCACAACTGAAAAAGAAACTGCGCGAGCTCAATACAGATCTTCAAAAACTCTTAGAGAGGCGTTCCAAACTGATGGCAGAACTTTCAGAAAAAGAAAGTACTAAACATCAGCTTTCACTCAGATTGCAAGAATTGGATGAAGAGCTCAAAAACCTTTCTAAAGAAGTAGAAGAATCCCTTTTGAGAAAGCAGATAATAGAAAAAGACTTCTTCTTGAAACTCGATAAGATAGGAATGGACCTAGAAACGTTCAAGATATACGTGGCCAAGGAAGTACCTCAGGTGAGTGTACAGGAGAGATTATCCAAGATAGATGCCGAAATAGAACAAATTCAAAGCCAAACAGAACAGCTCAAGAAGTTGGTCAAAAGCGGTAGGGAAGATTGCCTGAAATATTTGAGTGCTTTGCAAAAAGAACTTTTGAATTTTAGAAAGCTTAGAGATGACAAGTTGGCAAGAAAAACTCTCGTTCAACACTATTCAGAAAGACGAAAAGAGATCATTCAGCAGCTTAGGGAAATGGAAGAACATTTCGAGGAATTGCATAATCGTTCTACGGTGCTCGCGCTGGTAAAAGATACACTCGCTGCTCGGGAATTTCAATCTTACATGGCTGACATCGTTTTGAATAGAGTGGTTGAACGAACGAACCGTTTATTGGATTTCTTAACGGATGGAAGGTTCTCGTTATTGGTGGAAGAATCAGGTTTCATAGTGAACGATGCTGGGGTCAAAAGAGATGCCAGTGGACTTTCTGGTGGAGAGAAGACTCTCGTATCAATAGCGTTAGCGATGAGCATAGCCGAAGAAGCCACAGGAGAAATGGAAGCGTTCTTCATAGATGAAGGTTTCTCGAGCTTGGACAGCGACAACAAATCCAAGATAGCTGATGCCCTCAAAAAATTCGAGAGATTGAACAAGGTTGTGGGGTTCGTCACACATGAGCCTGAGTTTGCAGACTACTTCGAACGCAAATTGTTAGTTGAGAAAGGTGGTAGATTGAGATGGATTTAA